Genomic segment of Bos taurus isolate L1 Dominette 01449 registration number 42190680 breed Hereford chromosome 6, ARS-UCD2.0, whole genome shotgun sequence:
gattttccaggcaagaatcctggagtgggttgccatttcctcctccagagaatcctcctgacccaaggatcgaacctgtgtctcctgcattacaggcaaattctttaccgctgagccaccagggaagccctctttagaGAACAGTGAATCACAAATGTTTGAACTATTGAGACTGCTGTTTGATTTTTGAGCTACTTATTCCTTCCTATATCTCTATTCTCTCTCGCCCATGCTGGGTGAAGTATATTTGGGGTTTATGATTAAAGTTAGCTATAAGTAATTCTGTCTTATGGCAACTTTTTGGAGGAGCTAGTGAAGGAAAATGTCTTACTGTCCAGCGTATGAGGCTTTGCCCAGACTCTGGGCAGTTGTCCATGGGTGATGGTCTCCCAGCACCTGAGAGCCTCCCGTGATTAAGACTTCTTAGCCAGTCTGCTTTTCCTCTCTCATCACTTTTGCTAGCTCTCAATGTTTCTGAGTATTCTCTCATTCAGTTTTGTGTTTGGCTTTCTTACCACAAACAAATTGTCTCTTGTACAGTGGAAATTCCAGGAAGATTGCCAGGGAGTAGCCCTTCAactccataaaaaggaaagatattaacTAAAACCGGGGACATGTGCACAGTCTCCCTCACCCATCCGCGTGCCTGGTCTCTTACTAAGCTTTCCCCTTCTTCCCACAGACGCCCCAAGAGACACAAAATGTCAGTCTCTGTCCCTCTAACTCATCTCGCCCTCCGCTTTCCTCGCTCACCTCTCTCATTTTTGGGGCACGTGCAGAATGTCACTTCCGGCACAGAACACAGTATATCATCGTGTTGCCTGAGCCCAAAGGCCCACGTGGTGTCCTCCTGCTCCCCACTTCTCCCCTGGCGAGCCTGGGTGATTAATTAGAGACACATAGGTTACGGTGTTGGGCAGTTACTCCTAGTGATGACACGTAGGGAGGCCGAGCAAGGCCCAAATATGGTCCTTTTACCCACCCTTCCAGAAACCAAACATCTTGCACAACAGTCCATTTATAAGCTAGTCCTGTGCCTGGAAGCCTACTGAACAATCAGGGCTCACCGCTGACTGCCCTGCCTCCCTTTCTTCCAGCTCCTCCACCAGTGACCTCTCCGGCTATGACCACGCATATCTGAGGCAGAGCCCTGACCGGTGCAGCTCCCAGGGGAGCATGGAGAGCCTGGAGGCCGGCGGGGGATACCCACCCTGCCACCTTCTCTCCCCGGCCAAGTCCACCAGCAGCATTGACCAGCTCAGCCACCTCCACAGCAAGAGAGATTCGGCTTACAGCTCCTTCTCCACCAGTTCCAGCATCCTCGAGTATCCACCCCCTGGCGTCTCTGGCCGGGAGCGTTCGGGCTCCATGGACACCACTTCTGCTCGAGGTGGCCTCCTAGAAGGGATGAAGCAGGCAGATATTCGCTATATTAAGACAGTCTATGACCCCCGGAGGGGCGTCTCAGCAGAGTATGAGGTGAACTCTTCAGGCCTGCTTCTCCAAGGTAGGGAGACCCGAGCCTCAACTGATGGTCAGGGCTACAATAAATTCCATAATGTTCCTCGGGGCAAAGGCGCACCACCCTCTTCCTGGAGCCAGCAGTGCCCTGGTTCCTTAGAGACCACTGTGGACAACTTGCCTCCTAAAGTGGGTgcgcccctgcccccagctcggAGTGACAGTTATGCAGCCTTCCGGCAGCGAGAGAGGCCCAGCTCCTGGTCTAGCCTAGATCAGAAACGGTTCTGCCGACCTCCAGCAAACTCTGCAGGCACCCTGAAATCTCCCTTCATAGAGGAACAGCTGCATACTGTGCTAGAGAAGAGCCCAGAAAACAGCCCTCCAGTGAAGCCCAAGCACAATTATACCCAGAAGGCCCAGCCCGGCCAACCTCTGCTGCCGACTGGCATCTACCCGGTACCTTCCCTGGAGCCACACTTCGCCCAGGTGCCCCGGCCTTCTGTGAGTGGAAATGGTACCCTCTACCCTGCCCTGGCCAAGGAGGGTGGGTACACACCTCCTCAGGGAGCGTGCGACAGAATGGCTGCCCTTGATGAGAATGGGAACCAAAACGGATCTAGCAGGCCTGGCTTCGCCTTCTGCCAGGCCTTAGAACGGGACTCAGTGTCCCTAGTAGAGAGGAAACCTGAAACTTCAGCCAAATGTGTCCCCTATAAAGTCCATTTTCCCTCAGTGCCTGAGAACGAGGAGGAGACCTCCCTGAAGAGACTTCTCACACCTCTAGAAGGCCACAGCCCACATCCCAGTGAGAGAAAGAGCACCCAGGGCAACAGATATTCTAATTACCACAGCCTCCAATCCCCTCAGGCTCAGGTGTGCGAAGTGGGTGAAGACAAGAGATCCTTCCTGCCTTCAGAGCCTTGGGAGGGGGATTCCCATGAAGACCACAATGCCAACCTCCGGGGGAGGCTCCACGGAGGCAGCCTGGGCCAGAGTATGCCAGGCAGCTTTGGCAAGACTGCAgctgccttctcctccctccagAACATTCCTGAGAGTCTAAGAAGGCAAAGCAGCTTGGATCTCGGAGCAGCAGCCCAGGAAGTCTACCTGGAAGGCTCATCCACCTGCGCAGTCAATACCAAGGGAGAAGAgtctggaaggactgctgttgctGATCACAAGAGCCAGCTGGACAGGTTGGTGTCCTATCCAAGGCCCGAGGGGAGAACCTTGGCCTCTTTCCAGAGTTCAGACCCAACGTATGAAGAGccgccctccccatccccacaggAGACCTCCAGTCTGGGCCGGAGGAGGCTGAGTTCCAGCAGCACCTCGGCTCTGCAGGGCTTTCAGTACGGGAAGCCCCACTGCTCCGTGCTGGAGAAGGTTTCCAAGATCGAGCAGCGAGAGCAGGCTGGCCAGAGACCCCCGAGTGCCGGCGGCTCTACTTATGGCTATAATTACAGGCCCCACAGGACACTCCCAGCCTCCAATACTTTGGGGAATGACTCGGAGGAGACTAAAGGCCGTATACATTTTTCCGAACTCACTGAACCCCTAGGCAATGGAGAACAGCACTTCAAAAACGGGGAGCCAAAGTCAGAAGAGGTTTCCTGGCAGCCGTGTGGTCAACAGCCGAGGCGGGCTGTGGAGGGTGGCCGGGGTGCCCCACTCCGGGGTGGAGAGCCCCCGAGGCGGGACGCCCGTCTGCTCCGCAGCCAGAGCAGCTTCCAGCTCTTCAGCGAGGCCGAGAAGGAGGCCATGTGGTCAGACGACAGGCCCCGCACGCCAGAGTCGACTGTGCAGGAGGCCCCCTTCAGCCGCGCCTACCGGAACAGCATCAAGGATGCACAGTCCCGCGTCCTGGGAGCCACGTCCTTCCGACGCCGGGACCTCGAGCCTGGGACGTCTGTGGCCTCCAGGCCCTGGCGCCTGCGACCCGCCTCGGCCCACGTAGGGCTGCGCAGCCCGGAGGCACCGATTTCCGCCTCCCCGCACACCCCGCGCGAGCGGCACAGCGTGACCCCGGCCGAGGGGGACCCTGCCCGCCTCGCGCCCCCTGCTGCCCGGAGGGGCCCGCGCCGGCATCTGACCACCGAGCAGAAGAAGCGCTCGTACTCAGAGCCCGAGAAGATGCACGAGGTGGGGGTCTCGGAGGAACCCGAGCCCGAGCCCCCTGGGCCGCCGAGGAAGGGGCCGCATTTCATGGAGGGCTCAGTGACTGACCGGCGCCGCATCTTCGAGCGAGACGGCAGGGCCTGCTCTACCCTCAGCCTGTCGGGGCCTGAGCTGAAGCAGTTCCAGCAGAGCGCACTGGCCGACTACATTCAGCGCAAGACCGGCAAGCGGCCTGCGGGCGCCGGCTGTGGCCTGCAGGAGCCGGGGCGGCTGCTGGAGCGCACCCAGAGCACCTACCTCCAGCCCGAGGGCCCGGGCCTCGCCGCGGCTTCCAGTCTCTGCTCGCTTCGGGAGCCCAGCCTGCCGCCCCGCAGGGAGACCGCCCTTCTGCCAGCCACTGTGGTGGGGAGTACTGGGGAGACCCAGCGGGGCCCCCGAGATCGCAGCAGCTCGTTTGCCAGCGGCCGCCACCTTGGGGAAAGGCACCGCGGGGACTCAGCGCCGAGAGAACTGCTCAGTGGAGCTAACAATGGATCAAAGGGCCCCCAGAGACTGAACGGTACCCCAGGGGAACCCTCCCCGTGGGGGGCCACAGCTGGGAGGGCCGCGAAGTCCATGTCGGCTGAGGACCTGCTGGAGCGCTCAGACGTCCAGGCTGTCCCTGTCCACATGAGGTCCCGGTCATCTCCCACCGCCGACAAGCGCCAGGTATGTGCAGCCAGCGGATCCTAGCACTACCGCTTCAGTCCGCAAAGCCTTAGTGCGACTCCTCTAACCCCTCCTTccccctttgtttttctttagcgTGCAAGAGAGCAGCATTTGTTTTCCTAAGGGGATGTCTTTCTCAGTGCCCCTATCTGATGAGATCCTTACAGAAATAGAGATATTCATGGGTATCTATAAAGTTGTGTCTTATGTAGAAACATATGTCAATATAGatatctatatatgtgtatctatagatacatatacacacacatagtagGCCTCATTTCTGGTTTTGCACTGGAATGGAAAATATTCGGGAAAAttccagagagttccaaaaaacaaaacttgaatttgccagcACACCAGCAATTACTTATATAGTATTTGCATTATaagtaggttatatgcaaatattatgcCATTTTACATAGCATCAGGGAGATTTTGTTATCCATCCCAGGGGATCCTGTAGCTGCAGAGAGTCAaaggtgactgagcacagcactcgAAGACAactgtatataatatatttacacatatatgtatatatgctatgctatgctatgctaagtcacttcagtggtgtccgactctgtgcgaccccagagacggcagcccaccaggcttccccgtccctgggattctccaggcaagaacactggagtgggttgccatttccttctccaatgcaggaaagtgaaaagtgaaagtgaaatcactcagtcctgtcagactcttagcaaccccatggactgcagcccaccaggctcctctgtccatgggattctccaggcaagagtactggagtggggtgccatttccttctccaatgcatgaaagtgaaaagtagtatgtgcatattatatttattgttcagttgttcgattgtgtccgactctttgtgaccccatggactgcagtatgtatgtgtaaaaattatattttagtgtCATCCACTTCTCAGTGTAAGAATTACATTAGGAAAAGTTAGGgattatctttttatctttcatgatttttgttttgcttttttttttgccccccAAGTTCGTGCAATAGAAGCTGTGTCTTAGTATTTTAACGATTTTTATCTTGGTaccctcttttgtttctgttggaCTTTTGCATTAACACAATAGGTATTGTTATTGACTTTGATCATTGTTTGTTATTGAGTTCCAGGCCCTCAACTCAGAATGCTTTAACATTTAGGAGTGGATACATGcatagtcatgtccgactctttgcaacctcatggactgtagcccaccagggttctctgtccatgggattttccaggcaaaaatactggagtgagttgccatttctttctccagggtatcttcctgacccagggatcgaacccacatctctggcacctcctgcactggcaggcagattgtttaccactagcaccacttgggaagccccacttttacatttattatctcattaatCCTCAAAATAATCCTGTGTAGTAGAATATATTATCCATgtgccatgctgtgcttagtccctcagtgtgtccgactctgggcaagcctatggactgtagcccaccaggctactctgttcatgggaattctccaggcaagaacactgcagtgggttgccatgccctcctccaggggatctccccaacccagggatggaacccactgtaggaggattctttactgtctgagccaccagggaagcccatattatccATATCAAATTcatatctctgtctctttctttataTTATCTTGACGAGATAGGAGAATGCCAGACTTTCAAATTCTCACATTAAAGGATTTTTCTCATAAAGTCTCCCAGCTGTGGATACATCATGAGGAACTTTCCCCTGGAAATGTTAGGAGAGCTGGGAATAAAGTCCAAGCACTCTGACTCCCAGGGCTCTGTTAGTTTCCCTACTTCATAGCCTGTCTCCAGGCTTTACTTGCACTGCAGCTCGGTGGCATACCTCATGATTCCCTTCCCAGATCAGAAGATACAAGGAAGTcacatatattttaccacaaggGGAGAACACCCCTCCATTGACCCTTCAGAGAGTCTCTTTTCTCCAGTAGAGAGTACAGTGATCTAACAAGCATTTGTAGAGCCTATGTTTTATGAACAGGACTGCATTATAGGTTTGAAAGAAACATAAAGGGAAATAAAGGTCATGCCTTTCTGGGGGTTACAATTGAGCAAAGAATATGTACTTATATACAGATAACACAAATGGTGAGTGCTTTGGGAGTGATCATAAATAACATGCTATGGGAGGGACACTGATTAGTTCTAATTGAGGGGATCTGAAAGAGCATCTCTTGAAAGAGAAGGGATTTGAACCAGGCAGTAAAGGATGGGCAAGATGTTGGCAAAGGGTTGCAGGTTGTGTGCGGAGGCATTAGAAGTTGGAGGAAACAGCTTCACAGTTAGCCATCACTGCCTGAGAGATCTGTTTGCTGCACTGCTtctgaaacacacatacacacagccttCTGAGGGAAAATACCACTCCCGTCCACACactttctcttaaatattttctccccagtataaaccaccaccacccccacacacatccacacagaaTCTATAGAAGCAATCCTCCATAAGCCTCCAATAGCTGTTTTTCTCCCCTTGGAATGATGAACAGAGCTAATTTCCAGTGCTTATCCTACCTCTAAGAACACTTGAACAATCCATATATGTAGGtgctctggtggtccagtgagtggttaagactccatgcttccactgcagggggcccggttttgatccctggtccgggaactaagaaaAAACATGGTCCATGTATGTAGCATGCCATTCCAGCTAGTTTGATAGGCTTCAGAGGCTCACTACATAGCAGGGCaagcattttcatttctctccccatgttctaaagaaaatagaaatgtttaGGTGAAAACCAAATCCTCTTCTGTTAATTCCTCGCTACATGTCATTATTCTCTTCTGGGGAAGTGGTTGGATGGTTCTGAATATTATTTTGCCTTCCcttccaaatatttcttaaacCTGATAAACTGGGAAATAGAGCTCAAACATAGGCAGTATAGAAGAATGATCCCAATTAAATCCCAATTCTTGGGTATTATTTGAAAAACTTTCTAGAGATAGCTAAACACACAACATTATTTATGTCCTCTTTAATATAGCGACTGCCATATTTAGAAAGTGGGGGATGTGATGGGGGGAATGGAATATTTCAACGTGAAATATTGCTGCTTTGCTCCTGCAGATTCTGAACATAGTTTATCACCCCCAGATGGCAGTTTCACCAAGACCTTGTTCTCAGCTTTCCCCCTGCATCCCCTTGCTCAGCAGTCTGACCATGCCTGCCCTGAGACCTATTCCCCGGCAAGGTCTGCCCCTTACATCTTCTTCATATATCCATTGTCTTCCTTGGTTGTAGAactagttaaaaacaaaactagtCTCCACGTAATTATTGTGGTTATTATTTCAAGATACtattatttatttgaataaagTCCAGGAACTTTTACCATTGTCATTAAGCTTTGGTGAAGGTGTTAAATAAGGATTTTTCTCATCTCAGCTTGAGAGAACTCTGAGAAATTAAGTGACCCTGTAGAGACTAAACCGTCTGCCTGAGTTAAACCGAAAATATGGAGTCTGTTTCTGGTGCCAGCTCAGTCAATAGCCTCCCAAACAACTGCGGCTTGTTCCTGCCAGCCAGATGCTAATAGCACAGGATTTTGCAAGCTTTGGACCAGGATTCAGCTCCGTTTCAAAGGTCCATTAGTGAGGATAGTTTCTGCTTGCAAAACAAGGTCAGCGCAGAAATTGATTTCTCTGTTTATAAAATTTGGTCGTTCTTGGGTCTGAAATGATGGCTGCAGAAGGCTGCTGCCACTTATAGCCTAAGACCTGCTCAGACACTCAGCAGACCCAGGCCAGCCCCTTAGCCAGCTGTGGTCATCTCTGAACAAACCACCCCTTGTTCCCTCTCCTTTAATTCCTCTTAATTTGAAAAGTGTAATTGCAGAACAAATGAATATTAGTGATGCAGCTGAAGTGCCCATCAAATTCTTGGctgctttctgttttctaagaCACTTTAGAAAACTTAACTGATTTAAATTAGGTAGGCCCTGCAAAGCAGCTGgaaaaaattcaaacatttttgCCTTGGAGATGGAAATTTATACCCATTCAATGCATAGATCTAAAATATAGCAGaagctataaaaagaaatcttttggAGAAGTGAGATTTCTGGTGGGGTATTTTTTTGTCCCCCAGATGTTgaggtagagtcttctctggttcTCACTGTGTTTTCAAAGATCTTCATTTCTTGTATGTGACACGTTCACCATGTGAAGGTGTGACAAACATTTCATTGCTGAGGAAATTTGCATGGAACCCCACAATGTTGGTTAACAGTCTCGATTCTGTAGGATACAGCTTGCCAATCATTTTTAGTACTTCTCAACAAGTACCCATTCAAGCTTGGAGATAAGTAACAATCACTTTCCACAAAATGTGAAATTGCAAATAGCTACTATTAACTAAATGTTCACGATGTGCTAGTCACTGTGTTTTATAAGCATAAAACTAATCCTACATCTATGCAAAGGAGGAAATACTGTTGTTATtcccatattacagatgaggaaactaaggcataGAAAAACTGAGGAATTTGCCCTACCTGGTGGAAGTGAGGTTTGACTCCCTACTGTCTTAACTCCAGAGGTTTTTAAGTCACTATACCGTGCTGCCTCCTGGTATAAAAAAAGACTGAGAGATGAGAGTTAAACATCTTGTATCTGAAAACTCTAGCCAGTGAATTgatttcattttaacatttatcaATTACTACtacttaaataatattttttaaaatttctaattcattttaGCAGATACTTGATACTCCAAAGTAGATGAATATTGTCTTCATGTTTTATTGGTCGTAGAAATATTAGGATATCTTAATTCAGAACTCAAAGAGTGAGAATCAGAATTTGCTAGGATTTAAGTTTATAGTTTTAAGTGTAGTGTGCCTAATAAAGAATAAGAACTGGTGTACTTCTCAGTCAGTCAAACAAAGttagagaccaaaaaaaagacAGTTAATGAGTGGTATCACTCTGTATCCCCCATAGCCACTGCTTTTTCCTAAATTGTCATAGAAGTTTATACTGCTTACCAGTTTATAGAAAATCAAGTAGTCTTTGGCAGTGCATACTTACCCAATCAAAGCAAATATGTGCAGCAGGAATGAATCCTCCTTGGGTTTTCTACTAGGTTGGGAAGGAATTTCCCTTCAGTCCAAATGGTGTTTCCATTGACAGAAGATGTAAAAATTTCTCTCAGTTGTCTATTACTGGCTCTCAGTTCCTTTATTTTATGCATATCCTCATAAATATCAAGCTCATGCTGTAATTTAAAGGAAGTAATAGAATGGAAGTATGTATTTGAACATTACTAGCTTTGAGGGGAtctagtggcaccccactccagtactcttgcctggaaaatcccatggatggaacagcctggtaggctccagtctgtggggtcgctgggagtcgggcacgactgagcaacttcactttcacttttcactttcatgcattggagaaggaaatggcaacccactccagtattcttgcctggagaatcccagggacggcagagcctggtgggctgctgtctatggggtcgcacagagtcggacacgactgaagtgacttagcagcagtagcagcagcagaggcttttCCAGTTAACAACTGGTGAAGCTGAATATTCTTGTCAGTGAGGGAGTGGAGTGGAGAAAGACTTTAAAGAGACCATaagagtttggttttgttttgtttttctctcattgAACAATGTGTACATTTTCCCCcctatattggagtatagttgattaacaatgttatgttgATTTCATGTGTATAGCAAGGCAATTTGTCTTGGgcctattctttttcaagttctcttcccatttatttccctggatttccctgatagctcagctggtaaagaacccacctgaaatgcaggagaccagggttcgatccctgggttgggaagatcccctagaggagagaacactacccactccagtgttcttgcctgcagaattctctggacagagaagtctgtcaggcgaggtcgcaaagagttagacacgactgagcaactttcacttcacttcctatttaggttattacagaatattgagcagaatttCCTGTactgtgcagtaggtccttgcttGTTATAAATGGGCTGTAAGGTTTTGTGAAGAGTAGGAATTCCTATTCCATCTAATGATACTTGAGCAAATCAGAGACGcatggaattctttttttctcaaagcATTGATGTTTTATTGCATCCAACTCAGCCACCTCTCAACTTAAGGTTCTAAAGATCACCCTTAGGCTTTGAGGAAATCatggtttgaatcccagctccttGCTTAATTGTGGGCACTATACTCACTTGCTCTGAGCTGCAGTTTCCGCCCTGCTCCCCATTGTTATAGATTAAATTACAGGAGAAATGTCAGGTGCCTGACATGACTCCAGGCACTTCACTTGAGGATCATAAGGAACTTGGCAGAGTATCCAACACACAGTCAATGCCCAGTAAGGGGAAGCTGTGGTTATTAATAATATTCAggtttgtttcttctttgggCTTGCTCCCACCCACCTCTGGCTCTTCTTGCTTTTTAGTACCTCTACCACTGATTGGGGGGAAggagcaggaaagaaaaagagaaaggggatGAAAAGCAATTAGCCCTTTGGACAGAATAAAGGGGGAAATGCTAAAATTAAGTTTATGGATTACCTGtggatttaattttcttgttttctacgTGACTCCTGTTATCATAAATAATTGAGAGTTTTATCAAGAGCAACATCATTGTCTTCATCAGGAACCTGTACGTATGACCTGATTTTACACTATCAAAAACTGACCTATAACCCACCAGAAACCATTATATAcccatattaaaagcagaaacaaatgacTACCCTTGAAGTGTCCCCAGAGTTACTGATATGACATGTGGATGAGATGTTTTTCCCAGAAAGAATGTATATCAACCTGATTACAAGCCAGATTCCTATCTGATTCTTGGGATTTTGCTAAATGTAGTAAACTCTCCTTTTCTTGTCATCTCCCGTATTTCCCTGTTGCTATTTCAAAAGTTTTGCCCTTTGAattaattttcatctttataCTTCAAATATAGCAGTTGTTTCTGAACTCTGAAGGTAATTGTTATCAGACTTCTCTTGTTTAGAAAATGTCTTGGTTAAGAGAGGCACCCAGTGAGATAGACTGAGGTTCTACCActtgtgaccttggaaaagttaACCTCTTGGGTGTGTGTCCTCATCAATGCATTGGGGTTAACAGTACTTCCTGAGGCTTTGAGGATAAAATGGGTTAGTATGTAACAATGCCGCCATGAGCCTGACAGTAAAGAGTGGACCACCAATAAATGTTCATCTCCTTTACACCTCCACCCCCTTGGTAAATTTAAACACCGTTTGTTGGTACTAACGCTGTGCCTCTCTTCTGTTTTAAGGATGTGCTTTTGGGGGAAAACAGTAGCTTTGGTCTCATGAAGGATCCGTGTTATTTGACTGGCCCAGGTTCCAGGTATGTGTCTATAGTTATGATGCTCTTTGCCTCATGAATGCTGCTGGAGTTAAATGCTTCTGTTCATCTCTACTAGAAATTGAATTAAGATGTTATGATGTTTCATGGTGTCTTGTGCCGCCTTTTTCAGTTTGTCTAGGCTATGGGAAACCTTTTTATCCACAGAT
This window contains:
- the SHROOM3 gene encoding protein Shroom3 isoform X1, producing the protein MEVVSGFWVEIEFFQPFTLFLNALCGWLGAGCWKVWRQEVIPAFWMQTVGVGVATGSGRALRETGCSPVDPPLSKQIKEGGKADLVSSRLRAGDEVVNINEVALSSSRREAVSLVKGSYKTLRLVVRRDAHADPGPADTGTSDSFGPEHLTSDPQHRKVAWSGGVKPRLKHRRTEPAGRPHSWHSTKLGENQPDASMMQISQGTIGTPWPQSYHSSSSTSDLSGYDHAYLRQSPDRCSSQGSMESLEAGGGYPPCHLLSPAKSTSSIDQLSHLHSKRDSAYSSFSTSSSILEYPPPGVSGRERSGSMDTTSARGGLLEGMKQADIRYIKTVYDPRRGVSAEYEVNSSGLLLQGRETRASTDGQGYNKFHNVPRGKGAPPSSWSQQCPGSLETTVDNLPPKVGAPLPPARSDSYAAFRQRERPSSWSSLDQKRFCRPPANSAGTLKSPFIEEQLHTVLEKSPENSPPVKPKHNYTQKAQPGQPLLPTGIYPVPSLEPHFAQVPRPSVSGNGTLYPALAKEGGYTPPQGACDRMAALDENGNQNGSSRPGFAFCQALERDSVSLVERKPETSAKCVPYKVHFPSVPENEEETSLKRLLTPLEGHSPHPSERKSTQGNRYSNYHSLQSPQAQVCEVGEDKRSFLPSEPWEGDSHEDHNANLRGRLHGGSLGQSMPGSFGKTAAAFSSLQNIPESLRRQSSLDLGAAAQEVYLEGSSTCAVNTKGEESGRTAVADHKSQLDRLVSYPRPEGRTLASFQSSDPTYEEPPSPSPQETSSLGRRRLSSSSTSALQGFQYGKPHCSVLEKVSKIEQREQAGQRPPSAGGSTYGYNYRPHRTLPASNTLGNDSEETKGRIHFSELTEPLGNGEQHFKNGEPKSEEVSWQPCGQQPRRAVEGGRGAPLRGGEPPRRDARLLRSQSSFQLFSEAEKEAMWSDDRPRTPESTVQEAPFSRAYRNSIKDAQSRVLGATSFRRRDLEPGTSVASRPWRLRPASAHVGLRSPEAPISASPHTPRERHSVTPAEGDPARLAPPAARRGPRRHLTTEQKKRSYSEPEKMHEVGVSEEPEPEPPGPPRKGPHFMEGSVTDRRRIFERDGRACSTLSLSGPELKQFQQSALADYIQRKTGKRPAGAGCGLQEPGRLLERTQSTYLQPEGPGLAAASSLCSLREPSLPPRRETALLPATVVGSTGETQRGPRDRSSSFASGRHLGERHRGDSAPRELLSGANNGSKGPQRLNGTPGEPSPWGATAGRAAKSMSAEDLLERSDVQAVPVHMRSRSSPTADKRQDVLLGENSSFGLMKDPCYLTGPGSRPFSCSSREEMPALRHHPSPHWGDSGCKAGSGGASVPSGGPGPLDPPRQASRTPCPLPLSSGAHGHLPDARAAPLSSVLSAPGPSSYCSQAAAQPSTPAGTPRSGSCHSPAQPPSPERKTEELAGMRASPPWMKRTYIVREESLPEDPPKHYPKPPDAPSSSSTSDPDTPLGAPGILGRISLRISESALLASPPPREDCEDDEVFVRDPRPTATSSPRCDELLLPPPPPPPPPTTSQASLAQGLDHFPPPPPEAMCPAQWEEGYLEPRASSSKLAKVTVAKERSMAGAAHPVDNQLLGSRSQTSGKSFEAKETNPPSTTGALPQPAGSLSKQPSPGQPPPMQTHSLIHEPAIGTAGLEKNVSSGPQKTSEDIRTETLAKEIIHQDKSLADILDPDSRMKTTMDLMEGLFPRDVNLLKENSVKKKAVQKTISFPGCETKRSDDKEAVGMLVNCPAYYSVSAPKAELLNKIKAMPEEVNEEEEQADINEKKAELIGSLTHKLETLQEAKGSLLMDIKLNNALGEEVEAWISELCKPNEIDKYKMFIGDLDKVVNLLLSLSGRLARVENVLSGLGEDASNEERSSLNEKRKVLSAQHEDARELKENVDRRERVVLDILANYLSEEQLQDYRHFVKMKSTLLIEQRELDDKIKLGQEQVKCLLESLPSDFVPKAGALALPPGLTGDVTPVGGWTGSGVFPAVTSPL